From a single Phalacrocorax aristotelis chromosome 1, bGulAri2.1, whole genome shotgun sequence genomic region:
- the ATP5PF gene encoding ATP synthase peripheral stalk subunit F6, mitochondrial has product MILHQILRLSSIFRSAVSIHLRRNIGLSAVVFNKAKELDPVQKLFLDKIREYNTKSKQAGGPVDTGPEFQKDVNESLARLQRAYGEGDLTKFPEFKFEEPNFEETPK; this is encoded by the exons ATGATTCTGCATCAGATCCTGCgactttcttccatttttcgGTCTGCTGTCTCCATTCACTTGCGCAGAAACATCGGGCTTTCTGCTGTTGTCTTTAATAAGGCAAAAGAGCTCGATCCAGTTCAGAAGCTTTTCTTGGACAAGATCCGAGAATACAACACAAAGAGCAA GCAAGCTGGAGGGCCTGTTGATACAGGCCCTGAGTTTCAGAAAGACGTGAATGAGTCCCTTGCTAGACTTCAACGGGCGTATGGCGAGGGAGATCTAACCAAGTTTCCAGAATTTAAATTTGAGG AGCCCAACTTTGAGGAGACTCCAAAGTGA
- the JAM2 gene encoding junctional adhesion molecule B isoform X2 — MASCSLRLLLLGYLGVLSYCKVSGTSIETDNKNVKAEEFKEAILSCKHKFSKGMSLRIEWKKIQSQGVSFVYYNGEFTGDLRGRAEMLNTGIRIRNVTRRDSGTYRCEISAKSEEGQHLGEATITLTVLVAPTTPVCEVPGSAMTGTVVELSCKETEGSPPSEYQWYKNGVPLLEKRGTDSARAANITYTMNKKSGTLLFNTVTKNDTGEYFCEASNGIGLSQKCSVKRMQVDDLNVSGIIVAVVFVALVMALCGLGVFYAQKKGYFTKESASQKKTNYQSTSEKDFKHTKSFVI, encoded by the exons ATTGTAAAGTGTCTGGAACTTCCATTGAAACGGATAACAAAAACGTAAAAGCAGAGGAGTTTAAGG aggCTATTCTTAGTTGCAAGCACAAATTTTCAAAAGGGATGAGCTTAAGAATAGAATGGAAGAAAATCCAGTCTCAAGGAGTCTCATTTGTCTACTACAATGGTGAATTTACAG GTGATCTTCGAGGCCGAGCAGAGATGCTGAATACAGGAATCCGTATTAGAAATGTGACTAGAAGGGATTCTGGGACCTACCGCTGTGAAATCAGTGCAAAGAGTGAAGAGGGGCAACACCTGGGAGAGGCTACCATTACTCTCACAGTACTGG TTGCTCCGACTACTCCGGTATGTGAGGTGCCCGGCTCTGCAATGACAGGAACGGTAGTGGAACTGAGCTGTAAGGAGACTGAGGGTTCTCCTCCATCAGAGTACCAGTGGTACAAGAATGGTGTTCCCTTACTGGAAAAGAGAGGAACAGACAGCGCTAGAGCAGCAAACATAACTTACACCATGAATAAAAAGTCTGGCACTCTG CTGTTTAACACAGTTACAAAGAATGACACTGGAGAGTATTTCTGTGAAGCCTCCAATGGGATTGGATTATCTCAGAAATGCTCAGTGAAGCGAATGCAAGTTG ATGACCTGAATGTAAGCGGTATCATTGTTGCTGTAGTATTCGTGGCTCTGGTAATGGCATTGTGTGGCCTTGGAGTATTTTATGCCCAAAAAAAGGGCTACTTTACaa aggaaagcGCTTCCCA AAAGAAGACCAACTATCAATCAACGAGTGAAAAG GATTTCAAGCATACCAAGTCCTTTGTTATTTAG
- the JAM2 gene encoding junctional adhesion molecule B isoform X3: MASCSLRLLLLGYLGVLSYCKVSGTSIETDNKNVKAEEFKEAILSCKHKFSKGMSLRIEWKKIQSQGVSFVYYNGEFTGDLRGRAEMLNTGIRIRNVTRRDSGTYRCEISAKSEEGQHLGEATITLTVLVAPTTPVCEVPGSAMTGTVVELSCKETEGSPPSEYQWYKNGVPLLEKRGTDSARAANITYTMNKKSGTLLFNTVTKNDTGEYFCEASNGIGLSQKCSVKRMQVDDLNVSGIIVAVVFVALVMALCGLGVFYAQKKGYFTSKKKTNYQSTSEKDFKHTKSFVI, translated from the exons ATTGTAAAGTGTCTGGAACTTCCATTGAAACGGATAACAAAAACGTAAAAGCAGAGGAGTTTAAGG aggCTATTCTTAGTTGCAAGCACAAATTTTCAAAAGGGATGAGCTTAAGAATAGAATGGAAGAAAATCCAGTCTCAAGGAGTCTCATTTGTCTACTACAATGGTGAATTTACAG GTGATCTTCGAGGCCGAGCAGAGATGCTGAATACAGGAATCCGTATTAGAAATGTGACTAGAAGGGATTCTGGGACCTACCGCTGTGAAATCAGTGCAAAGAGTGAAGAGGGGCAACACCTGGGAGAGGCTACCATTACTCTCACAGTACTGG TTGCTCCGACTACTCCGGTATGTGAGGTGCCCGGCTCTGCAATGACAGGAACGGTAGTGGAACTGAGCTGTAAGGAGACTGAGGGTTCTCCTCCATCAGAGTACCAGTGGTACAAGAATGGTGTTCCCTTACTGGAAAAGAGAGGAACAGACAGCGCTAGAGCAGCAAACATAACTTACACCATGAATAAAAAGTCTGGCACTCTG CTGTTTAACACAGTTACAAAGAATGACACTGGAGAGTATTTCTGTGAAGCCTCCAATGGGATTGGATTATCTCAGAAATGCTCAGTGAAGCGAATGCAAGTTG ATGACCTGAATGTAAGCGGTATCATTGTTGCTGTAGTATTCGTGGCTCTGGTAATGGCATTGTGTGGCCTTGGAGTATTTTATGCCCAAAAAAAGGGCTACTTTACaagtaa AAAGAAGACCAACTATCAATCAACGAGTGAAAAG GATTTCAAGCATACCAAGTCCTTTGTTATTTAG
- the JAM2 gene encoding junctional adhesion molecule B isoform X1, with translation MCVTCFWQRMPSCLNFSFKSGHFFPYERSPRLPVWPLGSFLFLYRTDLGNQTLKEAILSCKHKFSKGMSLRIEWKKIQSQGVSFVYYNGEFTGDLRGRAEMLNTGIRIRNVTRRDSGTYRCEISAKSEEGQHLGEATITLTVLVAPTTPVCEVPGSAMTGTVVELSCKETEGSPPSEYQWYKNGVPLLEKRGTDSARAANITYTMNKKSGTLLFNTVTKNDTGEYFCEASNGIGLSQKCSVKRMQVDDLNVSGIIVAVVFVALVMALCGLGVFYAQKKGYFTKESASQKKTNYQSTSEKASILHSVVCLKSLDVFKIP, from the exons ATGTGTGTAACATGTTTCTGGCAAAGAATGCCCTCCTGcctcaatttttctttcaagtctggacattttttcccctatgaGAGATCACCAAGGCTACCAGTCTGGCCCCTTGgaagctttttgtttctctacAGAACAGACCTGGGAAATCAGACTCTAAAGG aggCTATTCTTAGTTGCAAGCACAAATTTTCAAAAGGGATGAGCTTAAGAATAGAATGGAAGAAAATCCAGTCTCAAGGAGTCTCATTTGTCTACTACAATGGTGAATTTACAG GTGATCTTCGAGGCCGAGCAGAGATGCTGAATACAGGAATCCGTATTAGAAATGTGACTAGAAGGGATTCTGGGACCTACCGCTGTGAAATCAGTGCAAAGAGTGAAGAGGGGCAACACCTGGGAGAGGCTACCATTACTCTCACAGTACTGG TTGCTCCGACTACTCCGGTATGTGAGGTGCCCGGCTCTGCAATGACAGGAACGGTAGTGGAACTGAGCTGTAAGGAGACTGAGGGTTCTCCTCCATCAGAGTACCAGTGGTACAAGAATGGTGTTCCCTTACTGGAAAAGAGAGGAACAGACAGCGCTAGAGCAGCAAACATAACTTACACCATGAATAAAAAGTCTGGCACTCTG CTGTTTAACACAGTTACAAAGAATGACACTGGAGAGTATTTCTGTGAAGCCTCCAATGGGATTGGATTATCTCAGAAATGCTCAGTGAAGCGAATGCAAGTTG ATGACCTGAATGTAAGCGGTATCATTGTTGCTGTAGTATTCGTGGCTCTGGTAATGGCATTGTGTGGCCTTGGAGTATTTTATGCCCAAAAAAAGGGCTACTTTACaa aggaaagcGCTTCCCA AAAGAAGACCAACTATCAATCAACGAGTGAAAAGGCAAGTATTTTACATTCAGTAGTGTGTTTAAAAAGTTTAGATGTCTTCAAAATTCCTTAG